One region of Marivirga arenosa genomic DNA includes:
- a CDS encoding YciI family protein: MKKYLLLLHEDIEKMQKLSPKEMEELTNSHMAWAEKLGKSGHFISGEGLEENSVKISGKDSIVKDGTFLESKEMIGGYYLLQAKDLDTIIELAKGCPCHLWGGTTEIRPIMEYEE, from the coding sequence ATGAAAAAATATTTATTGCTTCTTCATGAAGACATAGAAAAAATGCAAAAACTTTCCCCTAAGGAAATGGAAGAATTAACAAATTCCCATATGGCTTGGGCGGAAAAGTTAGGCAAATCGGGTCATTTTATTTCTGGCGAGGGCCTTGAAGAAAATAGTGTTAAAATTTCTGGAAAGGATAGTATCGTTAAAGATGGGACATTCTTGGAATCAAAAGAAATGATTGGTGGCTACTATTTACTACAAGCCAAAGATTTAGATACGATTATAGAATTGGCAAAAGGTTGTCCTTGCCATTTATGGGGTGGAACTACCGAAATCAGACCGATAATGGAATATGAAGAATAA
- a CDS encoding DJ-1/PfpI family protein, producing the protein MIKKIFGIAPTKEKNGSAYIPSPMGRMLGVDKVSGFKASTFEGKKYRGDKKILVLCTEERYFEMANGKQFSTGNNVQETMVPIMHLVNGGFDFEVVTPTGKKAILEEWSVPLKDEAVIKFRTENQLKFNNPLSLKKLIENDELNDTSKYIALFLPGGHGAMVGLPEDENVGKLLRWIKTSDRYLVAVCHGPAAMIAKDKKDEPNPYKGYKMVAFPDKFDKQSPSLGYLPGQLPWFQCEALEKEGIEVINDKITGATHIDRKLISGDSPKACDELGKITVDTLFKELEVN; encoded by the coding sequence ATGATTAAAAAGATATTCGGAATTGCCCCTACAAAAGAAAAAAATGGCTCAGCTTACATCCCATCTCCCATGGGAAGAATGCTTGGAGTAGATAAGGTAAGTGGATTTAAAGCAAGCACATTTGAAGGAAAAAAATATAGAGGCGATAAAAAGATCTTAGTGCTTTGCACTGAAGAACGCTATTTTGAAATGGCCAATGGTAAACAGTTTTCTACAGGTAATAATGTACAGGAAACCATGGTCCCGATAATGCACTTAGTGAATGGCGGCTTTGATTTTGAAGTAGTGACGCCTACAGGTAAAAAAGCTATTTTAGAAGAATGGTCAGTACCTCTCAAAGATGAGGCAGTAATCAAATTTAGAACTGAAAATCAATTAAAATTTAATAATCCATTATCACTCAAAAAGCTTATTGAAAATGATGAGCTGAATGATACCTCAAAATACATTGCACTTTTTCTACCAGGCGGCCATGGTGCTATGGTAGGCTTACCTGAAGATGAAAATGTAGGAAAATTGCTTCGTTGGATAAAAACATCTGATCGATACTTGGTCGCTGTATGTCATGGCCCCGCTGCTATGATAGCAAAAGATAAAAAGGATGAGCCGAACCCTTACAAGGGATATAAAATGGTTGCTTTTCCCGACAAGTTTGATAAACAGTCCCCTTCCTTGGGTTATTTACCCGGACAACTTCCATGGTTTCAATGTGAAGCACTAGAGAAAGAAGGGATTGAAGTGATCAATGACAAAATCACAGGCGCTACTCATATCGATCGAAAGCTTATTTCAGGGGACAGTCCGAAGGCTTGTGACGAGCTAGGGAAAATAACCGTGGATACCTTATTTAAGGAATTAGAGGTTAACTAA
- a CDS encoding helix-turn-helix domain-containing protein — protein sequence MESYQINSISQAHQAMGLPAPKHPLVTVVQTKDFDTKLDFNGVKVINNLYQITLKQLGCGNLFYGKNSYDYEEGTLVFTSPGQVTRFEGEMPAQESAAEGWTLAFHPDLIRKSTLSDKIDSYSFFNYDVNEALHLSEEELATIEGLLEKIVKEYSQNLDKHSQNLIITNIELLLDYCTRFYDRQFYTRTNLNTDIVSKFERLIKAFYQTEMVHEIGIPNVQYFANELNFSANYLSDLLKKETGKSAQEHIHLFLIERAKNTLLNSKQSISEIGYALGFEYPQHFSNLFKAKTGMSPSEFRSLN from the coding sequence ATGGAATCTTATCAAATCAATTCAATCAGTCAGGCGCATCAAGCCATGGGGCTCCCTGCTCCCAAGCATCCTTTGGTCACGGTAGTCCAAACAAAAGATTTTGATACTAAGCTTGACTTTAATGGCGTAAAAGTCATTAATAATCTGTACCAAATTACGCTCAAACAATTAGGCTGCGGGAATTTATTTTATGGTAAAAACTCCTACGATTATGAGGAAGGCACCTTGGTATTTACCTCCCCTGGGCAAGTAACTAGGTTTGAGGGTGAAATGCCCGCACAAGAAAGTGCTGCTGAAGGTTGGACTCTGGCTTTTCATCCTGATTTAATTAGAAAATCCACTTTATCGGATAAAATCGATAGTTATTCTTTTTTCAATTATGATGTGAATGAAGCCTTGCACCTTTCGGAGGAAGAGTTGGCTACTATAGAAGGGCTTTTAGAAAAAATAGTAAAAGAGTATAGTCAGAATTTAGACAAACATAGTCAGAACCTGATTATAACTAACATTGAACTCCTGCTGGATTATTGCACACGATTCTATGATCGCCAATTTTATACAAGAACCAATTTAAACACCGACATCGTCTCAAAATTTGAAAGGCTCATCAAAGCCTTTTATCAAACAGAGATGGTGCATGAGATCGGTATCCCCAATGTGCAATATTTTGCAAATGAATTAAACTTCTCTGCTAACTACTTAAGTGATTTACTGAAAAAAGAAACCGGTAAATCAGCGCAAGAACACATCCATCTTTTCTTGATTGAACGTGCGAAAAACACCTTACTGAATTCTAAGCAATCCATTAGCGAGATTGGCTATGCGCTGGGTTTTGAGTATCCGCAACACTTTAGCAATCTGTTCAAGGCCAAAACAGGTATGAGCCCGAGTGAATTTAGGAGTTTGAATTAA
- a CDS encoding SDR family oxidoreductase: protein MNKTILITGASSGIGRATALLFQEKGWNVIATMRTPEKESELKALDKVLVNKLDVLEIDTIKSSIKEGIEKFVKIDVVLNNAGYALMGTFESAKRESIIRQFGVNVQGLFDVTQEVLPHFRANKDGMFINISSIGGKMTFPLMPLYHSTKWAVEGFSESLRWEMAQIGVAVKLVEPGGVATDFGGRSLDMQHNPELTEYNEFVGAFTKAMQASMDPSNMSKAEQIAEVIYTAATDGKDTLRYRAGADAEQLLAARSKMSDEEFFAMQKQQFSL, encoded by the coding sequence ATGAACAAGACCATTTTAATAACAGGAGCCAGCTCAGGAATAGGAAGAGCAACTGCCTTATTATTTCAAGAAAAAGGATGGAATGTAATCGCTACCATGCGAACACCCGAAAAGGAGTCTGAGCTTAAAGCCTTAGATAAGGTATTGGTGAATAAGCTTGATGTATTAGAAATCGATACTATCAAAAGTTCAATAAAAGAAGGAATAGAGAAATTTGTTAAAATTGATGTGGTACTCAATAATGCCGGATACGCTTTGATGGGAACCTTTGAATCCGCCAAACGCGAAAGCATCATCCGTCAATTTGGAGTGAATGTACAGGGGCTATTTGATGTTACGCAAGAAGTATTGCCCCACTTCAGAGCCAATAAAGACGGAATGTTTATTAACATATCTTCTATCGGAGGAAAAATGACTTTTCCTTTAATGCCTCTTTATCATTCCACAAAGTGGGCGGTGGAAGGATTTTCAGAATCATTACGTTGGGAAATGGCGCAAATCGGAGTTGCTGTTAAATTAGTTGAACCGGGTGGTGTAGCCACTGATTTTGGTGGTCGTTCTTTAGACATGCAACATAATCCAGAACTGACAGAATACAATGAGTTTGTAGGCGCATTTACGAAAGCTATGCAAGCTTCCATGGATCCTTCCAATATGAGCAAAGCAGAACAAATTGCAGAGGTAATTTACACAGCTGCTACCGATGGAAAAGATACTTTACGATACAGAGCAGGGGCAGATGCAGAGCAATTATTAGCAGCTCGTTCAAAAATGTCCGATGAAGAATTTTTTGCCATGCAAAAACAGCAGTTCAGCTTATAA
- a CDS encoding DUF6596 domain-containing protein, with the protein MKNKISSVVESSYRAFYGKLFSALFSQFGANYVSEIEDAIQNSFYKSLKSWKPNQVPTNKENWLFIVARNEVLNQIKKDSRQQSQSDFKSKVETENPKEDLRLKTILFLSKSKKASSKVKVIFVLKNIFGLHIKEISECTLLSQDAIYKSINRAKKDFQQSTKDENFDLTFEQIADQEIKIVEEILYAVFNIGFDSFNEKTNSIINEDLCLEALSLSKILSDTFQRVSTKNLLALFCFHLARIPAKIKNDKIVSFFEQDKTNWDYDFIKLGFHYMEKPEKLNKYYLEAVIASKHITASKNDIEHWNEIIKLYQLLISVSNSPITKLNLCYCLSKAHRIEEAKELLEIVENELPDEHIYLSLVKANMLSNKESYESEKIIKQVLKNIKQKIRREYILENMSTSF; encoded by the coding sequence ATGAAGAATAAAATTTCTTCGGTTGTCGAATCGAGTTACAGAGCTTTTTACGGAAAATTATTTTCGGCTCTTTTCAGTCAATTCGGTGCGAATTATGTAAGTGAAATCGAAGATGCAATTCAAAATTCATTTTACAAATCTTTAAAAAGTTGGAAACCTAATCAAGTTCCTACCAACAAAGAAAATTGGCTTTTTATTGTTGCCCGAAATGAAGTTTTGAACCAAATAAAAAAAGACAGCCGACAGCAATCGCAATCTGATTTTAAAAGCAAGGTAGAAACAGAAAATCCAAAAGAAGATTTAAGGCTAAAAACTATCCTATTTTTATCTAAGTCTAAAAAGGCATCTTCAAAAGTAAAAGTGATTTTTGTTTTAAAAAATATCTTTGGACTGCACATCAAAGAGATTAGCGAATGTACTTTACTATCTCAAGATGCTATTTACAAAAGCATAAACAGAGCTAAAAAAGACTTTCAACAATCTACAAAAGATGAAAATTTTGATTTGACTTTTGAGCAAATAGCCGATCAAGAAATTAAAATTGTAGAGGAAATTCTATATGCAGTTTTCAACATTGGTTTTGACTCTTTCAACGAAAAAACCAATTCAATAATCAATGAAGATTTGTGTTTAGAGGCTTTATCACTTTCAAAAATTTTGTCCGATACGTTTCAGCGAGTAAGCACAAAAAATCTTCTTGCATTATTTTGCTTCCATCTTGCAAGAATTCCGGCAAAGATTAAAAATGACAAAATCGTTTCATTCTTTGAGCAGGATAAAACCAATTGGGATTACGACTTTATAAAATTAGGTTTCCACTATATGGAAAAACCTGAAAAGCTTAATAAATACTATTTAGAGGCTGTAATTGCAAGTAAACATATAACAGCAAGTAAGAATGACATTGAGCATTGGAACGAAATAATAAAACTATACCAATTATTGATTTCGGTTTCTAATTCGCCAATTACGAAATTGAATCTTTGTTATTGTTTAAGTAAGGCACATAGGATCGAGGAGGCAAAAGAATTATTGGAAATTGTCGAAAATGAATTACCTGACGAACACATCTATCTTTCTTTGGTAAAGGCTAACATGCTCTCAAATAAAGAAAGCTATGAATCCGAAAAAATAATTAAGCAAGTATTAAAAAACATTAAGCAAAAAATCAGACGGGAATACATATTAGAAAATATGTCAACTAGCTTCTGA
- a CDS encoding VOC family protein, with translation MYQRIAHIALVVEDYDEAIEFYTEKLDFTLLEDTRIDEKKRWVMVAPPGAKECCLLLAKAANQRQKESIGNQSGGRVGFFLFTDDLWRDYNNMINRKIDFIRPPSKFEYGTVAVFTDLYGNLWDLIEPNENNKGLIKE, from the coding sequence ATGTACCAAAGAATAGCACATATCGCTTTAGTAGTTGAGGATTATGATGAGGCGATTGAATTTTATACGGAAAAGTTGGATTTTACACTTCTTGAGGACACGAGAATAGATGAAAAGAAAAGATGGGTGATGGTCGCTCCACCAGGAGCAAAAGAATGTTGCTTATTACTAGCTAAAGCTGCTAATCAAAGACAAAAGGAAAGTATAGGAAATCAATCTGGAGGACGAGTTGGATTTTTTCTATTCACAGATGATCTGTGGCGAGATTATAACAATATGATAAATAGAAAAATAGATTTTATAAGACCTCCTTCTAAATTTGAATATGGGACTGTTGCTGTGTTTACGGATTTATATGGCAATCTTTGGGACTTGATTGAACCCAATGAAAACAATAAAGGATTAATTAAAGAATAA